The proteins below are encoded in one region of Lepisosteus oculatus isolate fLepOcu1 chromosome 10, fLepOcu1.hap2, whole genome shotgun sequence:
- the mrpl53 gene encoding large ribosomal subunit protein mL53 — protein sequence MAAPRGAVVLKTVKKLVVQFCPFESNVRSVREFLAVVGTEKARSTNANCEVIADVKHDRSDPIVDVTFADGERLVMKAANLSSTEMLSALRSRCLEKDPQAKEGAKM from the exons ATGGCGGCGCCCAGGGGTGCGGTGGTGCTGAAGACGGTAAAGAAACTGGTGGTGCAGTTTTGCCCGTTTGAGTCCAATGTTCGCTCTGTGAG GGAGTTTCTTGCTGTGGTTGGAACTGAAAAGGCCAGATCAACAAATGCCAACTGTGAAGTAATAGCAGACGTGAAGCATGACAGATCAGATCCCATTGTGGATGTTACCTTTG CTGATGGGGAGAGGCTCGTGATGAAAGCAGCAAACCTGTCCAGCACAGAGATGCTGTCGGCCCTGAGGTCCCGGTGCTTGGAAAAGGATCCCCAGGCGAAAGAGGGAGCCAAGATGTAG
- the fabp4a gene encoding fatty acid binding protein 4a — MVDKFVGTWKILESDKFDEYMKALGVGFATRQMGNMAKPNLLFSVEGDVICMKSQSTFKTTEVKFKLGEEFEETTADDRKTKTTITLENGKLVQKQCWDGKQTMIEREVIDGKLIAKCIMGDVVAVRKYEKEA, encoded by the exons ATGGTCGACAAATTTGTGGGGACGTGGAAAATACTTGAGAGCGACAAATTCGACGAGTATATGAAGGCTTTGG GTGTGGGTTTCGCGACCCGCCAGATGGGGAATATGGCCAAGCCTAACTTGCTGTTCAGCGTGGAAGGCGACGTTATCTGTATGAAATCCCAGAGCACTTTCAAAACCACCGAGGTCAAGTTCAAACTAGGAGAGGAATTTGAAGAAACAACTGCAGACGACAGAAAAACCAAG ACCACGATTACTTTGGAAAACGGGAAGCTTGTGCAGAAACAGTGTTGGGACGGCAAACAAACCATGATCGAAAGAGAAGTGATCGACGGAAAATTGATCGCG AAGTGCATCATGGGAGATGTTGTGGCGGTAAGGAAATATGAGAAAGAAGCTTAA